From a single Brassica oleracea var. oleracea cultivar TO1000 chromosome C5, BOL, whole genome shotgun sequence genomic region:
- the LOC106293956 gene encoding probable ubiquitin-conjugating enzyme E2 31, giving the protein MSIEKKAMQRIEKEFKDMTSKDSLYSIGRDSNNLFKWNAMIQGPEGTPYAGGMFSIDIKFSKNYPFTAPKFTFKTRIYHPNINSEGSICLDILKDKWSPPLTVEKVLLSITSLLADPNPDDPLVGEIGELFNSNNFLFNQRAREWTERHA; this is encoded by the exons ATGTCGATAGAGAAAAAGGCGATGCAGCGGATCGAGAAGGAGTTCAAGGATATGACTTCGAAAGACTCCTTGTACAGCATCG GTAGAGACTCGAACAATTTGTTCAAATGGAATGCGATGATTCAAGGTCCAGAGGGTACTCCATACGCCGGTGGCATGTTTAGCATCGATATTAAATTTTCTAAAAATTATCCTTTTACAGCACCCAAG TTTACGTTCAAAACTCGGATTTATCATCCAAATATCAATTCCGAAGGATCCATATGCCTTGACATTCTTAAAGACAAGTGGTCTCCCCCTCTTACGGTTGAAAAG GTGCTTTTATCCATCACTTCATTATTGGCGGACCCAAACCCAGATGATCCTCTGGTGGGAGAAATTGGAGAGCTCTTCAATAGTAACAACTTTCTATTTAACCAGAGAGCTCGAGAATGGACTGAACGACATGCTTAA